In Zingiber officinale cultivar Zhangliang chromosome 3B, Zo_v1.1, whole genome shotgun sequence, a single window of DNA contains:
- the LOC122055985 gene encoding pirin-like protein, whose product MMMSIMSSCCSSINYSTLFRSSMIKQTTSIACFPPLCCHPKAKRYWFIKSRYKSAMGDDETQSFQNPRYVIKKVLARPQHEGNGAIVRRSIGRGELKNLDPFLMLDEFSVSAPAGFPDHPHRGFETVTYMLEGAFTHQDFAGHKGTIRAGDLQWMTAGKGIIHSEMPAAPGENKGLQLWINLSSKNKMMEPRYQELKREDISEVKREGVTVRIIAGESFGVQSPVYTQTPTMYLDFTLSPGSQVQQRIPESWSAFVYIVEGEGVFGEPSAAAVGSHHALVLSPGDGVEVWNRAAKPLRFVLLGGQPLMEPVVQYGPFVMNTQAEIEQAIEDFNCCKNGFDKGKFWASLMKCEGPN is encoded by the exons ATGATGATGAGCATTATGAGCTCTTGTTGCTCCTCTATAAATTACAGTACTCTATTTAGATCCTCAATGATCAAACAAACCACCAGCATAGCCTGTTTTCCTCCTCTCTGTTGTCATCCCAAAGCCAAGAGGTACTGGTTCATCAAAAGTCGGTATAAGAGTGCCATGGGAGATGATGAAACTCAAAGCTTTCAGAATCCTAGATATGTGATCAAGAAGGTGCTCGCAAGGCCCCAACATGAGGGCAATGGAGCCATTGTTAGGAGGAGCATTGGAAG GGGAGAACTAAAAAACTTGGATCCATTTCTAATGCTGGATGAGTTTTCAG TATCTGCACCAGCTGGGTTTCCTGATCATCCTCATAGAG GTTTTGAGACCGTCACTTATATGCTggag GgagccttcactcaccaggattttgcAGGGCATAAAGGCACCATCAGAGCTGGAGATCTGCAG TGGATGACTGCTGGTAAAGGAATTATTCACTCAGAAATGCCTGCTGCGCCTGGAGAGAACAAAGGGTTGCAGCTATGGATCAATCTCTCCTCCAAAAACAAAAT GATGGAACCGAGATACCAAGAGCTAAAAAGAGAAGACATAAGCGAAGTGAAGAGAGAGGGCGTTACCGTCCGCATCATTGCCGGAGAATCCTTCGGCGTCCAGTCGCCGGTCTACACCCAGACTCCGACAATGTACCTCGATTTCACCTTAAGCCCCGGATCCCAAGTCCAGCAGCGGATCCCGGAGTCATGGAGCGCCTTCGTCTACATCGTGGAAGGCGAGGGTGTGTTCGGGGAGCCGAGCGCGGCGGCGGTGGGGAGCCACCACGCGCTGGTGCTGAGCCCCGGCGACGGGGTGGAGGTGTGGAACAGGGCAGCGAAGCCGCTGAGGTTCGTGCTCTTGGGCGGGCAGCCGTTGATGGAACCTGTGGTGCAGTACGGACCGTTCGTGATGAACACGCAGGCGGAGATCGAGCAGGCGATCGAGGACTTCAACTGCTGCAAGAATGGGTTCGACAAGGGCAAGTTCTGGGCCTCTCTCATGAAGTGTGAAGGCCCAAATTGA